A region from the Desulfobacterales bacterium genome encodes:
- a CDS encoding FAD-dependent oxidoreductase, with amino-acid sequence MSGKAIGSVLVAGGGIAGIQAALDLADSGYYVYLAETKSAIGGVMAQLDKTFPTNDCSMCVISPKLVECGRHLNIELLMMTDIEGVTGDAGNFEVELLERPRYVDLSKCTACGECQKVCPIDVPNLFDQGLRDKKAAYKLYPQAMPSGYAIDKRGTAPCKATCPAHVSIQGYIALINQGKHKEALKLFKEEHPFPAACGRVCHHPCEGVCTRSDVDQPLSIQYLHRFIADKDLEDNTYIPEIKEKRDDKIAIIGSGPAGLSAAYFLALDGYKVTVFEKLPVAGGMMAVGIPEYRLPRDILNKEIKVIQDMGVEIKTGVTFGTDITLDSLKADGFKAVFIGIGLHGSRNLGVEGEDVNGVLYGTTFLRDAALGKKVEIGKKVIVVGGGNVSIDVALTAKRMGAEQVTMVCLEKREEMPAWDYEIEEAAEEGIEIITCFGPKRFIAKDGKFAGIEFKQCTCVFDSDCRFNPQYDENVIQTIEADNVIVAIGQSAELAFAKDQNIPVTRRGGLEADPVTFQTHVPWVFAGGDAVYGPKSVVEAVASGKEAAISIHRFINNLDIKENREKEWTFEKPEVQDEVKKQRVPMNKITPAAREKNFKEIALGFTEAQTKEEAERCLKCGICSECYQCVDACLAKAIDHEMQPKNRKINVGSIILAPGFTPFNPSNYSTYSYANHPNVVTSIEFERILSASGPYQGHLMRPSDHKDPKKIAWLQCVGSRDINKTDHSYCSSVCCMYSIKQAMIAKEHSSEPLDTTIFYMDMRTYGKDFEKYYMRAESENGVRFVRSRIHTVLPMDDGSLSIKYFMDSGETKVEDFDIVVLSVGISPNKEAVELAKRLGVELNQHLFAKTTGLAPVSTNKEGVFVCGAFQEPKDIPQSVMEASAASSAASSILSEARGTMTKTKDLPPEIDITNVDARIGVFVCNCGINIGGVADVPAVRDYAKSLPYVVHVEDNLFTCSQDTQDKMKEVIKEKNLNRVVVASCSPRTHEPLFQETIRDAGLNKYLFEMANIRDQNTWVHMNDHEKATNKAKDLVRMAVAKASLIVPLHQVSLCVKKAALIVGGGVAGMVAALGIAEQGYDAYLVERTDMLGGMAHKIQHTWKDDDVKPYLINLIEKVKTHPKIKLFLETKVKSTTGIIGNFTTTLESLKNKEQFLVDHGAAILATGGKEYKPIEYLYGKHSSVYTHLDFDELAAKDESLIKNANTAVFVQCVGSRTKEKPYCSKVCCTHSLKSAISMKKMNPDMNVFIIYRDMRSYGFREDLYKEAREKGVLFVRYDLENLPIVETDSENNLKLTLKDPILRRAIQISPDLIVLAAAILPNENRELFEAFKVPVNAEGFLVEAHVKLRPVDFASEGLFLAGIAHYPKSIDESIAQAQAAVSRAMTILSKDAMLVGGVIATVNPDKCAACLTCVRTCPYNIPYVGEEGHAKIEAAECHGCGCCVSECPGKAISLQHFTDGQIIAKADALFAN; translated from the coding sequence ATGTCAGGAAAAGCAATAGGCTCTGTACTTGTTGCGGGAGGGGGTATTGCAGGTATTCAGGCAGCATTAGATTTAGCTGACTCTGGATATTATGTATATCTTGCTGAAACTAAATCAGCAATAGGCGGAGTTATGGCTCAGTTAGATAAAACCTTCCCTACTAACGATTGTTCTATGTGTGTAATTTCACCTAAGTTGGTTGAATGCGGTCGACATCTCAATATCGAACTCTTAATGATGACCGATATTGAAGGAGTTACAGGTGATGCTGGTAATTTCGAAGTAGAATTATTAGAAAGGCCTCGTTATGTTGACCTTAGTAAATGCACAGCTTGCGGTGAATGTCAAAAAGTGTGCCCCATTGATGTTCCAAACCTTTTTGACCAAGGGCTTAGGGATAAAAAAGCTGCTTATAAGCTTTATCCTCAAGCCATGCCGAGCGGTTATGCAATTGATAAAAGAGGAACAGCTCCATGCAAGGCAACTTGTCCTGCACATGTGAGCATTCAAGGATATATAGCCTTAATAAATCAAGGTAAGCATAAAGAAGCTTTAAAACTTTTTAAAGAAGAACATCCTTTTCCAGCCGCTTGCGGTCGAGTATGTCATCATCCTTGCGAAGGTGTTTGCACAAGAAGTGATGTGGACCAGCCTCTTTCAATTCAATATCTTCATAGATTTATAGCGGATAAAGATTTAGAAGACAATACTTATATCCCTGAAATAAAAGAAAAACGTGACGATAAAATCGCTATTATTGGTTCAGGCCCAGCTGGCCTTTCAGCAGCATATTTTCTTGCGCTTGACGGATATAAAGTAACTGTTTTTGAAAAACTTCCAGTCGCTGGAGGTATGATGGCTGTAGGTATTCCAGAATATCGTCTTCCAAGAGATATATTGAATAAAGAAATTAAAGTTATTCAGGATATGGGCGTTGAAATTAAAACAGGTGTTACTTTTGGAACAGATATTACACTTGACAGCTTAAAGGCTGATGGCTTTAAGGCTGTATTTATTGGTATAGGCCTTCATGGAAGCAGAAACCTTGGCGTTGAAGGCGAAGATGTTAATGGAGTTTTATACGGAACTACATTTCTTAGAGATGCGGCTCTTGGAAAAAAAGTTGAAATCGGCAAAAAAGTTATTGTTGTTGGTGGTGGTAATGTTTCCATTGACGTAGCTCTTACTGCAAAACGCATGGGTGCCGAACAAGTTACAATGGTATGTCTTGAAAAACGAGAAGAAATGCCAGCGTGGGATTATGAAATCGAAGAAGCTGCCGAAGAAGGCATAGAAATTATAACCTGCTTTGGTCCTAAGCGATTCATCGCTAAAGACGGAAAATTTGCAGGTATTGAATTTAAGCAATGCACCTGTGTATTTGATTCAGACTGTAGATTTAATCCACAATATGATGAAAATGTTATTCAGACAATCGAAGCTGATAATGTAATAGTTGCTATAGGTCAATCTGCTGAACTTGCTTTTGCTAAAGATCAAAATATTCCTGTAACAAGGAGAGGCGGACTTGAAGCAGACCCTGTTACCTTCCAAACCCATGTTCCTTGGGTTTTTGCAGGTGGTGATGCTGTTTATGGTCCAAAATCAGTTGTTGAAGCAGTAGCAAGTGGAAAAGAAGCAGCTATAAGCATTCATAGATTTATTAATAACCTAGATATTAAAGAAAATAGAGAAAAAGAATGGACTTTTGAAAAACCAGAAGTTCAAGATGAAGTTAAAAAGCAGAGAGTTCCAATGAATAAAATAACTCCTGCTGCTCGTGAAAAGAATTTTAAAGAAATTGCTTTAGGTTTTACTGAAGCTCAAACTAAAGAAGAAGCTGAAAGATGTCTTAAATGCGGTATATGTTCGGAATGTTATCAATGTGTTGATGCATGTCTCGCTAAAGCCATTGATCATGAAATGCAGCCTAAAAATAGAAAAATAAATGTAGGTTCAATAATACTTGCCCCGGGCTTTACTCCTTTTAACCCTTCAAATTATTCTACATATAGTTATGCTAATCATCCGAATGTCGTAACAAGCATTGAATTTGAAAGAATTCTTTCCGCTTCAGGTCCATATCAAGGACATCTTATGAGACCTTCAGACCATAAAGACCCTAAAAAAATTGCATGGCTACAATGTGTTGGGTCAAGGGATATTAATAAAACTGATCATAGTTATTGCTCATCTGTATGTTGTATGTATTCAATTAAACAAGCTATGATAGCTAAAGAACATAGTTCTGAACCTCTTGATACTACAATTTTTTATATGGATATGAGAACCTATGGAAAAGATTTTGAAAAATATTATATGCGAGCAGAATCTGAAAATGGAGTTAGATTTGTAAGATCAAGAATCCATACAGTTCTTCCAATGGATGATGGAAGCCTTAGTATAAAATATTTTATGGATTCAGGAGAAACAAAAGTAGAAGATTTTGATATAGTTGTTCTCTCAGTTGGAATTTCTCCGAATAAAGAAGCTGTTGAACTTGCAAAACGTCTTGGAGTTGAATTAAATCAGCATTTATTCGCAAAAACTACAGGACTTGCGCCTGTATCTACAAATAAAGAAGGTGTTTTTGTTTGCGGCGCTTTCCAAGAGCCAAAGGATATTCCTCAGTCTGTTATGGAAGCATCTGCCGCTTCTTCTGCAGCATCAAGTATTTTATCTGAAGCTCGAGGCACAATGACAAAAACTAAAGACCTTCCTCCTGAAATTGATATTACTAATGTTGATGCAAGAATAGGTGTTTTTGTTTGTAATTGCGGTATTAATATCGGAGGCGTTGCCGATGTCCCTGCTGTTCGTGATTATGCTAAATCTTTGCCATATGTTGTTCATGTTGAAGATAATCTTTTTACCTGTTCCCAAGATACTCAAGATAAAATGAAAGAGGTTATAAAAGAGAAAAATCTTAACAGAGTCGTAGTTGCATCCTGTTCACCAAGAACTCACGAACCTTTATTCCAAGAAACAATAAGGGACGCCGGTCTTAATAAATATCTTTTTGAAATGGCAAATATTAGAGACCAAAATACTTGGGTTCACATGAACGACCACGAAAAAGCAACAAATAAAGCTAAAGACCTTGTAAGAATGGCTGTTGCAAAAGCGTCATTAATTGTGCCTCTCCATCAAGTTTCTTTATGTGTTAAAAAAGCCGCTCTTATAGTTGGAGGTGGTGTTGCAGGTATGGTTGCAGCTCTCGGTATTGCTGAACAAGGCTATGATGCTTATCTTGTTGAAAGAACCGACATGCTCGGCGGAATGGCACATAAAATACAACATACTTGGAAAGATGACGATGTTAAGCCTTACTTGATAAATCTTATTGAAAAAGTAAAAACACATCCAAAAATTAAGCTTTTCCTTGAAACAAAAGTAAAATCAACTACAGGAATAATTGGAAATTTTACGACTACTCTTGAATCCCTTAAAAATAAAGAACAATTCCTTGTAGATCATGGTGCTGCTATCCTTGCAACTGGCGGAAAAGAATATAAGCCTATCGAATACCTTTATGGCAAACATTCGTCAGTTTATACTCACCTTGATTTTGACGAACTTGCAGCAAAGGATGAGTCTTTAATTAAAAATGCTAATACTGCCGTATTTGTTCAATGCGTTGGATCAAGAACAAAAGAAAAACCTTATTGCAGCAAAGTTTGCTGTACCCATAGTTTAAAGTCCGCTATATCAATGAAAAAAATGAATCCTGATATGAACGTTTTTATTATTTATAGAGATATGCGGTCCTATGGTTTTAGAGAAGATTTATATAAGGAAGCACGGGAAAAAGGCGTTCTTTTTGTTCGTTATGACCTTGAAAACTTACCTATAGTTGAAACAGATTCAGAAAATAACTTGAAACTTACATTAAAAGATCCGATTCTTAGAAGAGCTATACAGATATCTCCTGATTTGATTGTTCTTGCAGCGGCTATTCTTCCTAATGAAAATCGTGAATTATTTGAAGCTTTTAAAGTTCCGGTAAATGCAGAAGGTTTCCTTGTTGAAGCCCATGTAAAATTAAGGCCAGTTGATTTTGCATCAGAAGGTTTATTCCTTGCTGGTATAGCCCATTATCCAAAATCAATTGATGAAAGTATAGCACAGGCTCAGGCTGCTGTATCAAGAGCTATGACGATTCTTTCTAAAGATGCTATGCTCGTTGGAGGTGTGATTGCAACAGTTAATCCTGATAAATGCGCTGCGTGTTTAACTTGCGTCCGAACTTGTCCTTACAATATTCCTTATGTAGGAGAAGAAGGTCACGCAAAAATTGAAGCTGCTGAATGTCATGGTTGCGGTTGTTGTGTGTCTGAATGTCCTGGAAAAGCTATAAGTCTCCAGCATTTTACTGATGGCCAAATTATAGCAAAAGCTGATGCTCTTTTTGCTAATTAA
- a CDS encoding hydrogenase iron-sulfur subunit, with product MESFEPQILAFCCKYCAYAAADLAGSMRLSYPANVKIIQVPCTGRVDIIHLLRAIEDGADGVYVAGCLEGECHFICGNIKTKRKVKYVKKTLEELGIEPERIEMFNLSSAMGPRFAEIAWEMTNKIKKLGPSPVKIKKAA from the coding sequence ATTGAATCTTTTGAGCCTCAAATACTTGCATTTTGCTGTAAATATTGCGCTTATGCTGCAGCTGATTTAGCGGGTTCCATGAGGCTTTCTTATCCTGCAAACGTTAAAATCATCCAAGTGCCATGCACAGGCAGAGTTGATATTATACATCTTTTACGTGCTATTGAAGATGGTGCTGATGGAGTATATGTTGCTGGATGTCTTGAAGGAGAATGTCATTTTATTTGTGGTAATATTAAAACTAAACGAAAGGTTAAATACGTTAAAAAAACTCTTGAAGAGCTTGGTATTGAGCCTGAAAGAATTGAAATGTTTAATCTTTCGTCTGCAATGGGACCGAGATTTGCTGAGATTGCTTGGGAAATGACTAATAAAATAAAAAAACTAGGGCCAAGCCCTGTTAAAATTAAAAAAGCTGCATAA
- a CDS encoding methylenetetrahydrofolate reductase C-terminal domain-containing protein produces the protein MIVANRKPLKEILDMIKDSNKIMVVGCKGCVTVCNVGGLKEVEVLASSIKIARKKEGKDIELVEKTLERQCDPEYIAQIKGVVNDFDAVISMACGVGPQFLSEAYPNQRFFPAVNTTFMGGAVQHGHWTERCAGCGSCAIHFFDGLCPIARCSKSLLNGPCGGSDNGKCEISKDVDCIWDIIVRKKMEQNRLADLLIVRPAKDWSSARDGGPRKSVREELLQ, from the coding sequence ATGATAGTAGCGAATAGAAAGCCCCTTAAAGAAATCCTTGACATGATTAAGGACAGCAATAAAATAATGGTAGTAGGGTGTAAAGGCTGTGTTACTGTTTGTAACGTAGGAGGTCTTAAAGAAGTAGAAGTTCTTGCATCATCTATTAAAATTGCGAGGAAAAAAGAGGGGAAAGATATTGAATTAGTAGAAAAAACTCTTGAAAGACAATGTGACCCTGAATATATAGCTCAAATTAAAGGCGTAGTGAATGATTTTGATGCAGTAATTTCTATGGCTTGCGGTGTTGGACCTCAATTTTTGTCTGAAGCTTATCCGAATCAGCGTTTTTTTCCTGCCGTAAATACAACTTTTATGGGAGGCGCTGTTCAACATGGGCATTGGACTGAAAGATGTGCTGGCTGCGGTTCATGCGCTATTCATTTTTTTGATGGACTTTGCCCTATTGCCCGTTGTTCTAAAAGCCTTTTAAATGGACCTTGCGGAGGGTCTGATAATGGAAAATGCGAAATTTCCAAAGATGTTGATTGTATTTGGGATATTATTGTAAGGAAAAAAATGGAACAGAACCGGCTTGCCGATCTTTTGATTGTAAGGCCAGCTAAGGATTGGAGTTCTGCCAGAGACGGAGGACCACGCAAAAGTGTGAGGGAGGAATTATTACAATGA
- a CDS encoding methylenetetrahydrofolate reductase, protein MSELKSGSNLEKVLKAGHFAFTGECGPPKGTNVKHLKEKIAFLKGKVDAVNVTDNQTAVVRMSSWAASTIMLQEGVEPNFQMVCRDRNRLAMMSDILGTSAMGIKNMLCLSGDHQKFGNHPQSKNVYDIDSMQLISLVKKMRDDGQFLNGEPIDGAPKMFIGAASNPFANPFEFRVHRLAKKIEAGADFVQTQCIYNMDKFREFMKQVVDMGLHEKCYILAGVTPLKSLGMARYMAKMVPGMDVPVDLIKRLEKAAKGKVAEEGIKIALEQIEEFKEMKGIAGVHLMAIEWEHKVPEIAERAGVLPRPQF, encoded by the coding sequence ATGAGCGAATTAAAATCTGGAAGCAATCTTGAAAAAGTCTTAAAAGCTGGCCATTTTGCCTTTACTGGTGAATGCGGTCCGCCTAAAGGAACTAATGTTAAACACTTAAAAGAAAAAATTGCTTTTCTTAAAGGAAAAGTTGACGCTGTTAATGTTACTGATAACCAAACCGCTGTTGTAAGAATGTCAAGCTGGGCGGCATCAACTATTATGCTTCAAGAAGGTGTTGAACCTAATTTCCAAATGGTATGCAGAGACAGAAATCGTCTTGCTATGATGAGCGATATACTTGGTACTTCGGCAATGGGTATAAAAAATATGCTTTGCCTTTCAGGAGATCATCAAAAATTTGGAAATCATCCCCAATCTAAAAATGTTTATGATATAGATTCAATGCAGCTTATTTCCCTTGTAAAGAAAATGAGGGATGATGGCCAATTTTTAAATGGAGAGCCAATAGATGGGGCTCCAAAAATGTTCATTGGAGCAGCATCTAACCCATTTGCGAATCCATTTGAATTTAGAGTTCATAGACTCGCAAAAAAAATAGAAGCGGGCGCTGATTTTGTTCAAACTCAATGTATTTATAACATGGATAAATTCAGAGAGTTCATGAAGCAAGTTGTAGATATGGGCTTGCATGAAAAATGCTATATTCTTGCTGGAGTTACTCCTTTAAAAAGTCTTGGTATGGCGCGATATATGGCTAAAATGGTTCCGGGTATGGATGTTCCTGTTGATTTAATAAAAAGACTTGAAAAAGCAGCGAAAGGAAAAGTTGCTGAAGAAGGAATAAAAATAGCCCTTGAGCAAATAGAAGAATTTAAAGAAATGAAAGGCATTGCTGGAGTTCATTTGATGGCGATAGAATGGGAACATAAAGTCCCTGAAATTGCCGAAAGAGCCGGAGTTTTACCCCGCCCTCAATTTTAA
- a CDS encoding cytosolic protein, producing MAKKDYDSPWKTIIEKYFRELIEFYFPDILDAIDWTKGYEFLDKELKKITKESKVGKRYVDKLVKVYLTTGNERWILIHGEVQGKREKDFEERMYVYNYRAYDRFKRKVASIAILTDKSKKWKPNKFAYEVLGTKVSMEFLIVKLMDYNDKWQELENSKNPFAIVTMAHLKTLETAESEDIRYHWKKYLIKKLYKRGYSKQDIINLLDFIDWIMTLPKGLEKKLLKKISLWKEEEKMRYITSFERIGHERGLKEGVKKGLEKGVKKGVKKGIEKGVEKGAGKVLKHLLISRFKIEDAQANDVLKSLKLTSRKIEKISEKILEAKTLEEFTNSVK from the coding sequence ATGGCAAAAAAAGATTATGATAGTCCATGGAAAACGATTATAGAAAAGTATTTTAGAGAATTAATAGAGTTTTATTTCCCCGATATTTTGGATGCGATAGATTGGACAAAAGGGTATGAATTTTTAGATAAGGAGCTCAAAAAAATAACAAAAGAATCGAAAGTAGGTAAGCGATATGTGGATAAGCTTGTAAAAGTATATCTTACAACCGGCAATGAAAGATGGATATTAATACATGGAGAAGTTCAAGGAAAACGAGAAAAAGATTTTGAAGAACGTATGTATGTCTATAATTACAGAGCCTATGACCGATTTAAAAGAAAAGTAGCAAGTATAGCCATATTGACGGATAAAAGTAAAAAATGGAAGCCCAATAAATTTGCATACGAAGTATTGGGAACTAAAGTATCAATGGAATTTCTAATAGTAAAATTGATGGATTATAACGATAAATGGCAAGAGTTAGAAAATTCAAAGAATCCATTTGCAATAGTAACAATGGCGCATTTAAAGACTTTGGAAACAGCAGAGAGCGAGGATATTCGTTATCATTGGAAGAAATATTTAATAAAAAAACTCTATAAGCGAGGTTACAGCAAACAGGATATAATTAATTTACTTGATTTTATAGATTGGATAATGACCCTTCCAAAGGGTTTGGAAAAGAAGCTATTGAAAAAAATAAGTTTATGGAAGGAGGAAGAAAAAATGAGATATATTACAAGCTTTGAAAGAATAGGGCATGAAAGAGGGCTTAAAGAAGGAGTTAAAAAAGGACTTGAGAAAGGAGTTAAAAAAGGAGTTAAAAAAGGAATTGAAAAAGGCGTCGAAAAAGGAGCAGGAAAAGTTCTTAAACATTTATTAATAAGTCGTTTTAAAATAGAAGATGCTCAAGCCAATGATGTTTTAAAATCATTAAAATTAACTTCAAGAAAAATAGAAAAGATTAGCGAAAAAATATTAGAAGCAAAAACCTTAGAAGAATTTACTAATTCAGTGAAGTGA